A window of the Cannabis sativa cultivar Pink pepper isolate KNU-18-1 chromosome X, ASM2916894v1, whole genome shotgun sequence genome harbors these coding sequences:
- the LOC115713747 gene encoding F-box/kelch-repeat protein At5g43190 yields the protein MKHQLNKGNSRLHFSSSKLLSRPIMITAQSHMTPSSSSDMDPGIWSKLPEELMELILSFLPLKNFFNIRSTCKTFRSMVFSPCFISKHTSSLQSFSSFLLLSHPYSPRRFPLYDSNLNAWRKRALYSSVSLPSSASLLSSSYNGLLCFSLPTSSSFVVSNLLASTEREIKFPKYPFPFELLTLVSTPFGYSIFALCSQSSSKSTYLYDSRSHSWTESDGFEPILNDRHHQEGVYYKGALYFTTAEPFSIVSFDLEKRVWRRSEAEVPGELTLARLVSENGGEGGGNERLYLIGGIGVSGITKMLKVWELGLGNEWLEYDRVPEMMCRKFTSVCYHNYQHVYCFWHQGMICICCYTWPEILYFKSSRRTWHWLPKSPSLPDKWSCGFRWFSFIPNLYASV from the coding sequence ATGAAACATCAACTTAACAAAGGAAACAGTCGTCTTCACTTTTCTTCCTCTAAGCTCCTTAGCCGGCCAATCATGATCACGGCTCAATCTCATATGACACCGTCGTCGTCGTCGGACATGGATCCCGGTATCTGGAGCAAGCTGCCAGAGGAACTCATGGAGCTAATCCTTTCATTTCTACCTCTGAAAAACTTCTTTAACATTAGATCAACTTGCAAGACATTCAGGTCTATGGTATTCTCACCTTGTTTCATTTCCAAACACACTTCCTCTTTAcaatctttttcttcttttctcttgCTTTCTCACCCTTATTCTCCCCGTCGCTTCCCTCTTTATGATTCCAACCTAAACGCTTGGCGAAAGCGAGCTCTTTATTCCTCTGTTTCGTTACCTTCTTCCGCTTCTCTGCTCTCTTCTTCTTACAATGGCCTCCTTTGTTTCTCTCTCCCTACCTCCTCTTCCTTCGTTGTCTCAAACCTCTTGGCAAGTACTGAGAGAGAAATCaaattcccaaaataccctttccCATTCGAGCTTCTCACTCTAGTTTCCACCCCATTTGGCTACAGCATCTTTGCTCTCTGTTCTCAATCGTCCTCAAAATCCACCTACCTTTACGATTCAAGGAGTCATTCCTGGACTGAATCAGACGGCTTCGAGCCAATTCTCAACGACAGGCACCACCAGGAAGGTGTTTACTATAAAGGGGCACTGTATTTCACCACGGCGGAGCCATTTTCCATAGTTAGCTTCGATTTGGAGAAAAGGGTTTGGCGGAGATCAGAAGCAGAGGTTCCAGGGGAGCTCACTTTAGCTCGATTGGTAAGTGAAAATGGTGGAGAAGGAGGAGGGAATGAAAGGCTATACTTGATCGGAGGTATAGGAGTGAGTGGGATTACGAAGATGTTGAAAGTGTGGGAATTGGGATTGGGGAATGAGTGGTTGGAGTATGATAGAGTACCTGAAATGATGTGTAGAAAATTCACGTCCGTGTGTTACCATAATTATCAGCATGTTTATTGCTTTTGGCATCAGGGAATGATATGCATTTGTTGTTATACATGGCCTGAGATTCTCTACTTCAAATCAAGTAGGAGGACTTGGCATTGGCTTCCCAAATCTCCTTCATTACCTGATAAATGGAGTTGTGGTTTCAGATGGTTTTCTTTTATTCCTAACTTATATGCTTCAGTTTGA